One bacterium DNA segment encodes these proteins:
- the trpS gene encoding tryptophan--tRNA ligase: MTKGNVFSGIQPSGRLHIANYLCTMRNMIALQDDYTCVYGIVDYHAMTVPFDPGEIDKNIFNCAVDYLAAGIDPEKSMLMLQSTVSEHTELAWILNTITPVSWLLRVPTFKEKRKQNPDYVNMGLLDYPVLMAADIILYKSVVVPVGDDQLPHLELTREIVRRFNGLFGETFPEPKEKLAAISRILGLDGVNKMSKSLDNCIYLDEEKDVIWKKISTAVTDTDRKKRTDPGNPAVCNIYTLHRMLSSDKEIAYVDKECRAAGIGCLDCKKILLENIDKALQPIRQKQAELRKKKDYIQDVLKDGSKRAKAIAEKTMDEVYSKIGIKKYHT, from the coding sequence TTTGTGCACGATGCGGAACATGATCGCGCTGCAGGACGACTACACCTGCGTTTACGGCATCGTCGACTACCACGCCATGACCGTACCCTTTGATCCTGGAGAAATAGATAAAAATATCTTCAACTGCGCGGTCGATTACCTTGCCGCCGGCATTGATCCGGAAAAGAGCATGCTGATGCTCCAATCCACGGTCTCGGAGCACACTGAGCTGGCCTGGATCCTCAACACGATCACGCCTGTGTCATGGCTCCTGCGCGTGCCGACATTTAAGGAAAAAAGAAAGCAAAACCCGGATTACGTGAACATGGGTTTGCTGGACTACCCGGTCCTGATGGCGGCTGATATAATTCTGTATAAATCCGTGGTCGTACCCGTTGGTGACGACCAGTTACCGCATTTGGAATTGACCAGGGAGATCGTGCGCCGATTCAATGGCTTGTTCGGTGAAACCTTCCCCGAGCCTAAGGAAAAACTCGCCGCCATATCGCGCATCCTGGGTCTCGATGGTGTCAACAAGATGAGCAAATCCCTTGATAACTGCATTTACCTGGATGAAGAAAAAGACGTGATCTGGAAAAAAATCTCAACTGCTGTCACCGACACCGACCGGAAAAAACGGACCGACCCGGGGAATCCCGCCGTATGTAATATCTATACGTTGCACCGCATGCTATCAAGCGATAAAGAAATTGCGTACGTAGATAAAGAATGCCGCGCTGCCGGCATTGGCTGTCTTGACTGCAAAAAGATACTTTTAGAAAACATTGACAAAGCGCTTCAGCCAATCAGGCAAAAACAAGCGGAATTACGGAAGAAAAAGGACTATATTCAAGATGTTTTGAAGGACGGTTCTAAACGGGCAAAGGCCATTGCCGAAAAGACGATGGATGAAGTATATTCAAAGATCGGAATAAAGAAATACCATACATAA
- a CDS encoding UpxY family transcription antiterminator, producing the protein MEWPIRSDGTGVTGGCDMSWYAVYTQCNHEKAVNKVLSDKGLDTFFPRILVPSKRRDRKIVMKRPLFPNYIFVALDSDQKNWFKVFRTPGVVMICGKPRPKPIPDEDIQTIKIFVSSDRNIYPLPYLKVGSRVQVVSGPLAGAIGVLEKEDARRRRLIVSIELMGQSVAAILHDDEVRPY; encoded by the coding sequence ATGGAATGGCCGATACGGTCCGATGGTACCGGCGTAACGGGTGGCTGTGACATGAGCTGGTACGCCGTGTACACGCAGTGCAACCATGAAAAAGCCGTCAACAAAGTGCTGTCAGATAAAGGGTTGGACACATTTTTCCCGCGGATCCTGGTCCCGAGCAAGCGCCGCGACCGGAAGATAGTTATGAAGCGGCCATTATTTCCCAATTATATTTTTGTGGCGCTGGATTCGGATCAGAAGAACTGGTTTAAGGTATTCAGGACCCCCGGCGTGGTCATGATCTGCGGAAAACCAAGACCTAAACCGATCCCGGACGAAGATATCCAGACGATCAAGATCTTCGTGAGCAGCGACCGCAATATCTACCCGCTGCCGTATCTCAAGGTCGGTTCGCGCGTACAGGTGGTCTCGGGACCACTGGCCGGCGCGATCGGCGTGCTGGAAAAAGAAGACGCGCGCCGACGAAGGCTTATCGTTTCGATCGAGCTTATGGGTCAATCAGTGGCGGCGATCCTGCATGACGACGAGGTAAGACCGTACTAG
- a CDS encoding NAD(P)-dependent oxidoreductase has product MARIGILVTGASGFVGKNLVLELAKTKVTRILVRRTSNVEAFKHNKNIEIFFGDIENGEGLGQSLDGIEGVIHCAARTTGRCFDDYYISNVVGTVNLIAAMERESVRKLLYLSSQAVSGTTDKKKPVNEDDKPIAYSYYGRSKQLAEDLVTASSLDYIILRPPSVYGPHDVEMFKYIMMLNSGFCPIVGSGEKYFSFMHVSDLVRLIIKLTSNGFFNRRIYFTNDGNCYSFNETVRAIMQALDKRPPIKINIPTAVCMFCGLLSDVFLNEKRVICRDKVRELARDYWLCSNERLTREIDFKPQYNLANGMADTVRWYRRNGWL; this is encoded by the coding sequence TGACGCGGATCCTGGTCCGCCGAACCTCGAACGTTGAGGCCTTCAAGCACAATAAGAATATTGAAATATTTTTCGGGGACATAGAAAACGGGGAAGGGCTGGGCCAATCCCTGGATGGTATTGAAGGCGTTATCCATTGCGCGGCGAGAACGACGGGCCGGTGTTTTGATGATTATTACATATCCAATGTCGTCGGCACCGTGAATCTGATCGCGGCCATGGAACGAGAATCGGTCCGAAAACTGCTGTATCTTAGTTCCCAAGCGGTCAGCGGCACTACCGACAAGAAAAAGCCGGTTAATGAAGATGACAAACCAATAGCGTATTCCTATTACGGTCGTTCCAAGCAGCTTGCCGAGGATCTGGTTACCGCCAGCAGCCTGGACTATATCATCCTGAGACCGCCCAGTGTGTATGGACCCCACGACGTGGAAATGTTTAAGTACATTATGATGCTTAACAGCGGTTTCTGCCCAATCGTCGGTTCCGGCGAAAAGTATTTCAGTTTCATGCATGTCAGCGACCTTGTCCGGCTGATCATCAAGCTGACCAGTAATGGTTTTTTTAACCGGAGGATCTACTTCACGAACGACGGCAACTGTTATTCTTTTAATGAAACGGTCCGCGCGATAATGCAGGCGCTGGATAAAAGGCCGCCGATAAAAATAAACATCCCCACGGCAGTATGCATGTTCTGCGGCCTGCTGAGCGATGTTTTTCTCAATGAAAAAAGGGTCATCTGCCGCGACAAGGTCAGGGAATTGGCCCGGGATTACTGGTTATGCAGCAATGAGCGATTGACCAGGGAAATCGATTTTAAGCCGCAATACAACCTGGCAAATGGAATGGCCGATACGGTCCGATGGTACCGGCGTAACGGGTGGCTGTGA